CGCAATTGCGCAAGCATCGTTATCGGCGGGCTGATGGTGAAAATGCCATCGCGGCGAATGAGCTGGATAGGCAGTTCACAGTGAGCGGCTCCAACCAAGTGTGGTGCGGCGACGTGACCTACATCTGGGCGGGTAATCGCTGGATCTACCTGGCGGCGGTGATGGATCTGTATGCGCGCCGCATCGTGGGCTGGGCGTTGTCCAATCGACCAGACTCGCAACTTACGACGCGCGCTTTGCGCGTGGCGTTTGAGTCCCGTGGTTGCCCGCAGCAGCTGATGTTTCACTCTGACCAAGGCAGCCATTACACCAGCATCGAGTTCCGCCAGATGCTGTGGCGTTACCAGATCAAACAGAGCATGAGCCGCCGTGGCAACTGCTGGGATAACGCCCCAATGGAACGTTTCTTCAGAAGCCTGAAAACGGAGTGGATGCCGGAGCACGGCTATACCAGTCAAGGCCACGCTGAGGCGGACGTGCTGCGCTATCTGACGGACTACTACAACCATCAACGGCCACACAGCTACAACGGATGCAAAACGCCAGTGGAGGCCGAATTACTGGCCGGATAGACCTAAACCCCTGTCCAGAATTCGTTGACCACAACACCTGAAGATTCAGTGGAGGTGCGCTAAGCAGTTGAGCCAACTGCTGCAAAGCATCTGATATCTGCGTGACGTCCTGAACAAAGTCCTGCACCGGTAGCCAGGTCAGGTCAATGTCTACTGACAGTCTGGGCAGGTCGTGCTCAAAAAGGTTGATTGCGGTGCCACCCTTAAGAGCAAAACGGGTTTCTTTCGCCAGAGTTGGAAGGATATCCACCAGCAACTGAACGCGGTCGGTGTAACGTTTATCCCAGGTGCTCATCCAGATCCCCCGGTAAGGTTATTTGGTAGGTTGGGTTCAAGCGTCCACCCGGAACTAAGCATCGCTTTCCCTTACCGAGATATACGCCATCCAACGAGACATGAGCCAACCAGGCATGCTGGTGACGCTCGGCAAGAGCCAGAAACAACCGTTTGGCCTTTATGCTGGTGCAATGCCGAAGCAGCATGCTGACCCGCAGAGGACGTAACGTATCTGCACCTTGCATTAGCGCATCAACCTCATAGGCAAGTGAGGCATCGGATACGCCATCACAAAGCTCAAGCAGCGCACGCTCCGGCGTAGAAAACACCATGCGGCCAAAGTCACCATCGGCATCGACCCACTCAAGGCCTATTGCTCGTAGAGCCTCGTCTGTCGTCTCTGCATTGAATTTGGGTGATTCCAGATCAAAGGGACTTCTTCCACAAAGCATCACCTTGGCCTTAAGCGGGAGCTTACTCACCCATCCGGGGAGGTATTCAGAACCATAAAGCGTGACGGTCTCGGATTCCCCCAAGCGCAAGTAGTGCTCGTGCCCGTGCCAAGCCAGCGCAAAACGCCCACCTACATGCAGTTGAAGTCCGTCACCGCTCTGTAGTGCCCGCACCACGCCAGCCCAGGTCAGGCGCCCTCCCCGTCGTTGATAAACACCTCGCGCAGGTGAATCCAACCAACCGCTGGCGATATACCTCGATACGAGACTGCTGCTATAGCCGCGCTCCTTTAACCAGGCGGTAGAGACCAGATCTCGGTCACCTAACCCAACTAGCAAAGAGTTTAGCTTTTCTGATTTTTGCGCATTCATAATGAGCAAATTAGACGAAACTTAAACCAGCGGCAAGCATATGGTTTATAGAATCACGAAATTAGAACCCGATGGTGAGCTTTTTTCAGATTCAATAAACCTTACACACCAGGCATACCCATCCATGAGCTTATGGGGCCAGAATCAACACGTGGGAGACGCCTCCCATTTTTGTAACCCTTGAACTACACGCGTACCGGCCATTGAGCCGAATAGAGGCGTTAATCGGCTCATTTCTAACGAATTGCGCAGTTGCCCCCATCTGACCAGTCAGTTGCATCTGTACTGACCACCCACGGATTAAAAAGCCGAATTGACCAGAAGGCTACATCCCGCGATCGGCAGAAAACGGCCAGAAGCGGACGTGCCCGAGGAACCGCCCCTGGCCGGTTGCTGCCCCTGACGATGAGCGGGAACCGGCCAAAAGAAGTCGCTTGCAGGGACTTTCAGTGAATCCAATACAACGTCGCCCCCTGTTTCAGCTGCCACGCATCGCGGCCCATTACATTAGCGCACAATTATTTTCAGTTCGGGCGGAAATCCATCAAAAGACGTAGGTACGAGGTCATGTTCTTGCCTGCGATTGTGCCTTGATAACCGTGGCTATCGAA
This DNA window, taken from Pseudomonas sp. SG20056, encodes the following:
- a CDS encoding IS3 family transposase (programmed frameshift) encodes the protein MTRRSFSTDFKLEAAGLVLDQGYSIPEACKSMGVGPTALRRWVEQLRSERGGTTSPRSKAMTPEQKRIQDLEAQVRRLEREKEIPKKGYRSLNVGLPRSISLIEVLGERYPRAELCRVFGVHRSSVYDACKRRRRIDHRRIVLRQLATELHLQSRGSAGARTLSAALRIQGVAVGRFLAGRLMKEARLFSSQLRKHRYRRADGENAIAANELDRQFTVSGSNQVWCGDVTYIWAGNRWIYLAAVMDLYARRIVGWALSNRPDSQLTTRALRVAFESRGCPQQLMFHSDQGSHYTSIEFRQMLWRYQIKQSMSRRGNCWDNAPMERFFRSLKTEWMPEHGYTSQGHAEADVLRYLTDYYNHQRPHSYNGCKTPVEAELLAG
- a CDS encoding type IV toxin-antitoxin system AbiEi family antitoxin domain-containing protein — its product is MNAQKSEKLNSLLVGLGDRDLVSTAWLKERGYSSSLVSRYIASGWLDSPARGVYQRRGGRLTWAGVVRALQSGDGLQLHVGGRFALAWHGHEHYLRLGESETVTLYGSEYLPGWVSKLPLKAKVMLCGRSPFDLESPKFNAETTDEALRAIGLEWVDADGDFGRMVFSTPERALLELCDGVSDASLAYEVDALMQGADTLRPLRVSMLLRHCTSIKAKRLFLALAERHQHAWLAHVSLDGVYLGKGKRCLVPGGRLNPTYQITLPGDLDEHLG